One Desulfobulbus propionicus DSM 2032 DNA segment encodes these proteins:
- the pstA gene encoding phosphate ABC transporter permease PstA, with product MNNDISTMDRVKVGLVARYRRERRFRMFGLTAIVASLLFLVLLLASIGAKGYTAFRQSEILLDIHFDPAVLDVDNLATANYAALVREAVLALFPEVESRQDKRTVAKLVSSGAAHALQAMVMAKPELIGTTRAVWVTADDEVDMFVKGHIPRDVPESERRISDQQAAWIDRLIEAGRLEQRFNAAFFQAGDSREPELAGIRGATMGSLFTLAVTLVLSFPVGVAAAVYLEEFAPKNRWTDLIEVNINNLAAIPSIVFGLLGLAVFLNFLGLPRSSSLVGGLVLTLMTLPTIIIASRASLKSVPPSIREAALGVGASKMQTIAHHVLPLALPGMMTGAIIGMARALGETAPLLMIGMVAFIVDVPQGFHDPATVLPVQIYLWADSPERAFVERTSAAIMVLLVLLLAMNAAAVLLRNKFERRW from the coding sequence TTCCGAATGTTTGGCCTGACAGCCATTGTCGCCAGCCTGCTGTTTCTGGTCCTGCTGCTCGCCTCGATCGGCGCCAAGGGCTACACCGCCTTCCGCCAGAGCGAGATCCTGCTCGACATCCATTTTGACCCGGCGGTGCTCGACGTCGACAACCTGGCCACCGCCAACTACGCGGCCCTGGTGCGGGAGGCGGTTCTGGCCCTGTTCCCCGAGGTGGAGAGCCGCCAGGACAAGCGAACCGTGGCCAAGCTGGTCAGCAGCGGCGCGGCCCATGCCCTGCAGGCGATGGTGATGGCCAAGCCCGAGTTGATCGGCACCACCCGGGCCGTCTGGGTGACGGCCGACGACGAGGTGGACATGTTCGTCAAGGGCCACATTCCCCGCGACGTGCCCGAGTCGGAACGACGGATCAGCGACCAGCAGGCGGCCTGGATCGACCGGCTGATCGAGGCCGGGCGGCTGGAACAGCGGTTCAACGCCGCCTTCTTCCAGGCCGGTGACTCGCGCGAGCCCGAGCTGGCCGGCATCCGCGGCGCCACCATGGGTTCGCTCTTCACCCTGGCCGTGACCCTGGTGCTCAGCTTTCCGGTGGGCGTGGCCGCGGCGGTCTATCTGGAAGAGTTCGCTCCCAAGAACCGCTGGACCGACCTGATCGAAGTCAACATCAACAACCTGGCCGCGATCCCCTCGATCGTTTTCGGCCTGCTCGGCCTGGCGGTGTTCCTCAATTTCCTCGGTCTGCCGCGTTCCTCCTCGCTGGTCGGCGGCCTGGTGCTGACCCTGATGACCCTGCCGACGATCATCATCGCCAGTCGGGCCTCGCTCAAATCGGTGCCGCCCTCGATCCGCGAGGCGGCCCTGGGGGTGGGCGCCTCCAAGATGCAGACCATCGCCCACCACGTTCTGCCCCTGGCCCTGCCGGGGATGATGACCGGGGCGATCATCGGCATGGCCCGTGCCCTGGGCGAGACCGCGCCGCTGTTGATGATCGGCATGGTGGCCTTCATCGTCGACGTGCCCCAGGGGTTCCATGATCCGGCGACGGTGCTGCCGGTCCAGATCTACCTCTGGGCCGACAGCCCGGAACGGGCCTTTGTCGAACGGACCTCGGCGGCGATTATGGTCCTGCTCGTGCTGCTGCTGGCCATGAACGCCGCCGCGGTCTTGTTGCGCAACAAATTCGAACGCCGTTGGTAA
- a CDS encoding PstS family phosphate ABC transporter substrate-binding protein: MHKCMLSLAAASLLLGTATLAPAADGRDYISIVGSSTVYPFATAVAEQFGKSTKFKTPKIESTGTGGGMKLFCAGAGVDTPDIANASRRMKPAEMDTCRKNGVAEVVEVKVGYDGIVIANSKKAEPMQLSRKELFLALAKEVPSPEGGDKLVANPYTTWKEINKELPDSKIEVLGPPPTSGTRDAFVELVMDEGCTAFDSIKALKKSDEKKFKAVCQTVREDGAYVEAGENDNLIVQKLEANPKSLGIFGFSFLDQNADKIQGAVVDGEAPTFDNIAAGKYAVSRPLYIYVKKAHVGVIPGMAEYLAEFTSDRAWGEEGYLAEKGLIPAPAEERTRMAADAKALKPVALD, from the coding sequence ATGCACAAATGTATGCTTTCCCTGGCCGCCGCTTCCCTGCTGCTCGGCACCGCCACCCTTGCCCCGGCCGCCGACGGCCGCGACTACATCTCGATCGTCGGTTCGTCCACGGTCTACCCCTTTGCCACCGCCGTGGCCGAGCAGTTCGGCAAGTCGACCAAGTTCAAGACCCCGAAGATCGAATCGACCGGCACCGGCGGCGGCATGAAGCTGTTTTGCGCCGGCGCCGGCGTCGACACCCCTGACATCGCCAATGCCTCGCGGCGGATGAAGCCGGCCGAAATGGATACCTGCCGCAAGAACGGCGTGGCCGAGGTGGTGGAGGTCAAGGTCGGCTACGACGGCATTGTCATCGCCAACAGCAAGAAGGCCGAGCCGATGCAGCTCAGCCGCAAGGAGCTGTTCCTGGCCCTGGCCAAGGAAGTGCCCAGCCCCGAGGGCGGCGACAAGCTGGTGGCCAATCCCTACACCACCTGGAAGGAGATCAACAAGGAGCTGCCGGACAGCAAAATCGAGGTGCTCGGCCCACCGCCCACCTCCGGCACCCGCGACGCCTTTGTCGAGCTGGTGATGGACGAGGGCTGCACCGCCTTTGATTCGATCAAGGCACTGAAAAAGAGCGACGAGAAGAAATTCAAGGCCGTATGCCAGACCGTGCGCGAGGATGGCGCCTACGTCGAGGCCGGCGAGAACGACAACCTGATCGTGCAGAAGCTGGAGGCCAATCCCAAGAGCCTGGGCATCTTCGGCTTCAGCTTCCTCGACCAGAACGCGGACAAGATCCAGGGCGCGGTGGTCGACGGCGAGGCCCCGACCTTCGACAACATCGCCGCGGGCAAGTACGCGGTGTCCCGGCCGCTGTACATCTACGTCAAGAAGGCCCATGTGGGTGTGATCCCCGGCATGGCCGAGTATCTGGCCGAGTTCACCAGCGACCGCGCCTGGGGCGAGGAAGGCTATCTGGCTGAAAAAGGCCTGATCCCCGCGCCCGCGGAGGAGCGGACCCGGATGGCCGCCGACGCCAAGGCCCTCAAGCCGGTGGCGCTCGACTGA
- the pstB gene encoding phosphate ABC transporter ATP-binding protein PstB has translation MAAGRETTATAGVRKVDRDRRTTVGMPFVEDPRMVCREVNVYYGDKHAIRNVSIDVGKNEVLAMIGPSGCGKSTFLRCLNRMNDTVAGCRVSGEILLDELNIYDKRVDVVPLRAQVGMVFQKPNPFPKSIFDNVAYGPKIHGLVSGKSELADVVEDSLKKAGLWNEVSDRLDQPGTGLSGGQQQRLCIARAIAVRPEVILMDEPCSALDPIATATVEDLITELRTHYTIVIVTHNMQQAARVSQRTAYFHLGDLVEVGPTDRLFTNPRHQLTEDYITGRFG, from the coding sequence ATGGCAGCAGGGCGGGAGACGACGGCCACGGCAGGGGTGCGCAAGGTGGACCGCGACCGGCGGACCACCGTGGGCATGCCCTTTGTCGAGGACCCGCGGATGGTTTGCCGCGAGGTCAACGTCTATTACGGCGACAAGCACGCGATCAGGAATGTGAGCATCGACGTGGGCAAGAACGAGGTGCTGGCGATGATCGGACCCTCGGGCTGCGGCAAGTCGACCTTCCTGCGCTGTCTCAACCGGATGAACGACACCGTGGCCGGCTGCCGGGTGAGCGGCGAGATCCTGCTCGACGAGCTCAATATCTACGACAAGCGGGTGGACGTGGTGCCGCTGCGCGCCCAGGTGGGCATGGTGTTCCAGAAGCCCAATCCCTTTCCCAAGTCAATTTTCGACAACGTGGCCTATGGGCCGAAGATCCACGGCCTGGTGAGCGGCAAAAGCGAATTGGCCGACGTGGTCGAGGACTCGCTGAAAAAGGCCGGCCTGTGGAACGAGGTCAGCGACCGGCTCGACCAGCCGGGCACCGGCCTGTCCGGCGGCCAGCAGCAACGGTTGTGCATTGCCCGGGCCATTGCCGTCCGCCCGGAGGTGATCCTCATGGACGAGCCCTGCTCGGCGCTCGATCCCATCGCCACCGCCACGGTCGAGGATCTGATCACCGAGCTCAGGACCCACTACACCATCGTCATCGTCACCCACAACATGCAGCAGGCGGCGCGGGTCTCGCAGCGCACCGCCTACTTCCACCTCGGCGATCTGGTCGAGGTCGGCCCGACGGACCGCCTCTTCACCAACCCCCGCCATCAACTCACCGAAGACTACATCACCGGACGGTTCGGCTGA
- a CDS encoding PAS domain S-box protein, with protein sequence MPIRHPRQWAIRTHFLAIIAVFGLCMAGWTLYVHDSLERVQIKQARGEVRLLGERITNRYQSVSRETRQILVALAQSEAVHSLEPAVLAALLTRMHREMPQYATLVAASPQGFVHASSVPAELPIDVRDRSWFTRVMAAKSFVVDEFIISKSSRTASLPFALPVLDADGRVRVILGAALKLSYFEELFADLATRQGVRIFLLDHHQTLLHASGSPATAVGKPASELLPASLTAASPGLHEVREGEAKPMLYVVERVVIGQDDNLFTLVVGLPKADLLAQSRRQLVINLSLLLALMLGSSLVLFGYGRRVLTAPLQTLIRTTARVAGGDLTARTGLSYQATEFGALAQAIDAMTAALEQEDRLHQQHAKELRESEHRFRTLVEHAADAIYLADMEGRIINVNVAAEQQTGYSRKELLGMGIIDVDAQTTPQTLADFLAEIPQRHVATVDTVHRCKNGSLLPVEVRIAYLPSEHQPLVLGVARDISERRRADEALRTSNDLLSRFIQHSPIYAFIKEVTPTASRTLKASDNFIDMIGMPPAEMIGKTMDELFPADFAAQMTADDWAVVSGGEILRLDEEFNGRSYTTIKFPIELGGTHLLAGYTIDITERKQAEQALMRMDALLKAMLRNLPFDFWARDTSQRIIMQSDESIRLWGDLTVEPSAGWRFDQQTVEHWRANNRRVLGGEIVSEDCALIIGSGEQRQFHNIVAPIREGTEILGILGINIDITERQQAEEELRRRENQLQRILEILPIGLWFADKHGTLLRCNPMGIRIWGGEPTVSIGELGLFKAWRLPSREPVEADDWALAKTIRDGVTIVDELLEIEAFDGKRKTILNYSTPILDDDGRVDGAIVVNLDVSDRMALEDQLLQAQKMESIGRLAGGVAHDFNNMLSVILGHCELALKGLPPEHPLFTRLQNIREAGERSADLTRQLLAFARRQTVAPKVLDLNETVEGMLKMLRRLIGEDIDLAWLPGRNLGAVKIDPSQLDQILVNLCVNARDAIGETGRITIQTATVSLDEAYCTTHRDCQPGAYVLLAVSDTGCGMAPETISHLFEPFFTTKETGKGTGLGLATVYGIIRQNNGCIHVDSEQGRGTTFRMYLPLHERETEEREPEEPAPPMAGGPETLLLVEDEPMNLDMTMSMLEHLGYTVLAAATPSEAIRLAREHEGAIRLLITDVIMPEMNGRDLAKTLGALHPRLKMLFMSGYTANVIAHHGVLDQGMHFLQKPFTMAALAAKVREALETDS encoded by the coding sequence ATGCCTATCCGCCACCCCAGACAGTGGGCCATCAGAACGCATTTCCTGGCGATCATCGCCGTGTTTGGCCTGTGCATGGCCGGCTGGACCCTGTATGTCCATGATTCCCTTGAGCGGGTGCAGATCAAGCAGGCCCGGGGCGAGGTCCGTTTGCTCGGCGAGAGGATCACCAACCGCTATCAATCGGTAAGCCGGGAGACCCGCCAAATCCTTGTTGCCCTGGCCCAGAGCGAAGCGGTCCACTCCCTGGAGCCGGCGGTCCTCGCCGCCCTGCTCACCCGGATGCATCGGGAAATGCCGCAGTATGCCACCCTGGTGGCCGCTTCTCCCCAGGGCTTTGTCCATGCCTCCTCCGTCCCCGCCGAGTTGCCGATCGATGTCCGCGACCGCTCCTGGTTCACACGGGTGATGGCCGCCAAGTCCTTTGTGGTCGATGAATTCATCATCAGCAAATCCTCCCGGACCGCCTCCCTCCCCTTTGCCCTGCCGGTCCTCGACGCCGACGGCCGGGTGCGGGTCATCCTGGGAGCGGCGCTGAAACTGTCGTATTTCGAGGAACTGTTCGCCGACTTGGCCACCCGCCAGGGAGTGCGGATTTTCCTGCTCGATCACCACCAAACCCTCCTCCATGCCAGCGGATCGCCAGCCACGGCTGTCGGCAAGCCGGCGAGCGAACTTCTGCCCGCCTCTCTGACGGCGGCCTCGCCCGGCCTGCACGAGGTGCGAGAGGGAGAAGCGAAACCCATGCTCTACGTGGTGGAACGGGTGGTCATCGGCCAGGACGACAACCTGTTCACCCTGGTGGTCGGCCTTCCCAAGGCCGACCTGCTGGCCCAATCACGGCGGCAGCTGGTGATCAACCTGTCGCTGCTGTTGGCCCTGATGCTGGGCTCCTCCCTGGTGCTTTTCGGCTACGGACGGCGGGTGCTGACCGCACCGCTGCAAACACTGATCCGCACCACCGCGCGGGTGGCGGGCGGCGATCTGACTGCCCGCACCGGACTGTCCTACCAGGCAACGGAATTCGGCGCCCTCGCCCAGGCCATTGACGCGATGACCGCCGCCCTGGAGCAGGAAGACCGGCTGCACCAGCAGCACGCCAAGGAACTACGAGAGAGTGAGCATCGGTTCCGCACCCTGGTCGAGCATGCGGCGGATGCCATCTATCTCGCCGACATGGAGGGCCGAATCATCAATGTCAATGTCGCCGCGGAACAACAGACCGGCTACAGCCGGAAAGAACTGCTCGGCATGGGCATTATCGATGTCGACGCCCAGACCACGCCCCAGACTTTGGCCGATTTCCTCGCAGAGATCCCGCAACGCCACGTGGCGACCGTGGACACGGTGCACCGGTGCAAGAACGGCAGCCTCTTGCCGGTGGAGGTACGGATAGCCTATCTCCCCTCCGAACACCAACCGCTGGTCCTTGGGGTGGCCAGGGACATTTCCGAACGCCGGCGGGCCGACGAGGCGCTGCGCACGAGCAACGACCTGCTCTCCCGGTTCATCCAGCATTCGCCCATCTACGCCTTCATCAAGGAGGTCACCCCCACCGCGAGCCGCACCCTCAAGGCCAGTGACAATTTTATCGACATGATCGGCATGCCGCCCGCCGAGATGATCGGCAAGACCATGGACGAGCTGTTCCCCGCCGACTTCGCCGCCCAAATGACCGCCGATGACTGGGCGGTGGTCTCCGGTGGCGAGATCCTCCGCCTGGACGAGGAATTCAACGGCCGCAGCTACACGACCATCAAGTTCCCCATCGAGCTCGGCGGCACCCATCTACTGGCCGGTTACACCATCGACATCACCGAACGCAAGCAGGCCGAGCAGGCCCTGATGCGCATGGATGCCCTGCTCAAGGCCATGCTGCGCAACCTGCCTTTTGATTTCTGGGCCCGCGATACCAGCCAGCGGATCATCATGCAGAGCGACGAATCGATCCGCCTGTGGGGCGATCTGACCGTGGAGCCGTCCGCCGGCTGGCGGTTCGACCAGCAGACCGTGGAGCACTGGCGCGCCAACAACCGCCGCGTCCTTGGAGGCGAGATCGTCTCCGAGGACTGCGCCCTGATCATCGGCAGCGGTGAGCAACGGCAGTTTCACAACATCGTCGCCCCGATCCGAGAGGGGACGGAAATCCTCGGCATCCTGGGCATCAACATCGACATCACCGAGCGCCAACAGGCCGAGGAAGAACTGCGCCGGCGGGAAAATCAGTTGCAGCGCATCCTCGAGATCCTGCCCATAGGGCTGTGGTTTGCCGACAAACACGGCACCCTGCTGCGTTGCAACCCCATGGGGATACGAATCTGGGGCGGGGAACCCACCGTGTCAATCGGCGAGCTCGGTCTGTTCAAGGCTTGGCGCCTGCCGTCGCGCGAACCAGTGGAAGCGGATGACTGGGCCCTGGCGAAAACCATCCGCGACGGCGTGACCATTGTCGACGAACTGCTGGAAATCGAGGCCTTTGACGGCAAGCGCAAAACCATCCTCAACTACTCGACACCGATTCTGGACGACGACGGGAGGGTGGACGGCGCCATTGTCGTCAACCTGGACGTCAGCGATCGCATGGCCCTGGAAGACCAGCTGCTCCAGGCGCAAAAAATGGAGTCCATCGGCCGGTTGGCCGGCGGCGTGGCCCACGATTTCAACAATATGCTGAGCGTGATTCTCGGCCACTGCGAACTGGCTCTCAAGGGGCTGCCCCCGGAACATCCCCTTTTCACCCGCCTGCAGAACATCCGGGAGGCGGGCGAGCGTTCCGCCGATCTCACCCGCCAGCTCTTGGCCTTCGCCCGCAGGCAGACCGTGGCCCCCAAGGTGCTCGACCTCAACGAGACGGTCGAAGGCATGCTCAAGATGCTCCGCCGGCTGATCGGCGAGGATATCGATCTGGCCTGGCTGCCGGGCAGGAATCTCGGCGCGGTCAAGATCGATCCGTCACAGCTCGATCAGATCCTGGTCAATCTGTGCGTCAACGCCCGCGACGCCATCGGCGAAACCGGCCGAATCACCATCCAAACCGCCACCGTGTCCCTGGACGAGGCCTACTGCACCACCCACCGGGACTGTCAGCCCGGCGCCTATGTGCTGCTGGCGGTGAGCGATACCGGCTGCGGCATGGCCCCGGAGACCATCTCCCATCTGTTTGAACCGTTTTTCACCACCAAGGAAACGGGCAAGGGCACCGGGCTGGGCTTGGCAACAGTCTACGGGATCATCCGCCAGAACAACGGCTGCATCCATGTCGACAGCGAACAGGGCAGGGGCACGACCTTCAGGATGTACCTGCCCCTGCACGAGCGGGAAACGGAGGAGCGAGAGCCGGAAGAACCCGCGCCGCCGATGGCGGGCGGCCCCGAGACCCTTCTCCTGGTCGAGGATGAACCGATGAATTTGGACATGACCATGTCCATGCTCGAACATCTGGGATACACGGTGCTGGCCGCCGCCACCCCGAGCGAGGCCATCCGCCTGGCCCGGGAGCACGAAGGGGCCATCCGGCTGCTGATCACCGATGTGATCATGCCGGAAATGAACGGCCGCGACCTGGCCAAAACGCTCGGCGCGCTCCATCCACGGCTCAAGATGCTGTTCATGTCCGGCTACACGGCCAATGTCATCGCCCACCACGGCGTGCTCGACCAGGGCATGCACTTTCTGCAAAAACCATTCACCATGGCGGCGCTGGCCGCCAAGGTGCGCGAGGCCCTGGAAACCGATTCCTGA
- a CDS encoding ZIP family metal transporter, whose translation MFGFLQHVHPVFLALLATLFTWAMTAAGAGLVFMHREINQRLLDGLLGFAAGVMIAASFWSLLAPGIEMAEALGHTPWLTAAVGFMAGGVFMRLIDRILPHLHPGLAMSQREGIKTSWQRSTLLVLAITLHNIPEGLAVGVAFGAVAADLPSASIGGAMALAIGIGLQNFPEGTAVSMPLRREGLSRRKSFFLGQASGLVEPIAGVLGALFVLKMQPILPYALCFAAGAMIFVVVEELIPESQRNTKHIDLVTMATLSGFATMMILDVALG comes from the coding sequence ATGTTTGGATTTCTGCAACATGTCCACCCTGTTTTCCTGGCCCTGCTGGCCACCCTGTTCACCTGGGCCATGACCGCTGCCGGCGCCGGCCTGGTGTTCATGCACCGCGAGATCAACCAGCGGCTCCTCGACGGACTGCTCGGCTTTGCCGCCGGGGTGATGATCGCGGCCAGCTTCTGGTCGCTGCTGGCGCCGGGAATCGAGATGGCCGAAGCCCTGGGCCACACTCCCTGGCTGACCGCTGCCGTCGGCTTCATGGCCGGAGGTGTGTTCATGCGCCTGATCGACAGAATCCTGCCCCATCTCCATCCCGGCCTGGCCATGTCCCAACGGGAAGGGATCAAAACCTCCTGGCAGCGCAGCACGCTGCTGGTGCTGGCCATCACCCTGCACAACATCCCCGAGGGGCTGGCGGTGGGCGTGGCCTTCGGCGCGGTGGCCGCGGATCTGCCCTCGGCCTCCATCGGCGGGGCCATGGCGCTGGCCATCGGCATCGGCCTGCAGAATTTTCCCGAGGGCACGGCGGTGTCCATGCCGTTGCGGCGCGAGGGCCTCAGCCGCCGGAAAAGTTTCTTTCTCGGCCAGGCCTCGGGGCTGGTCGAGCCGATCGCCGGCGTTTTGGGAGCGCTGTTCGTCCTCAAGATGCAGCCGATCCTTCCCTATGCCCTCTGTTTCGCCGCCGGGGCGATGATCTTCGTGGTGGTGGAGGAACTGATTCCGGAATCGCAGCGCAACACCAAACATATCGACCTGGTGACCATGGCCACCCTGAGCGGTTTTGCCACCATGATGATTCTTGACGTGGCCCTGGGGTAA
- a CDS encoding hydroxymethylglutaryl-CoA lyase has protein sequence MRVVLEEESLRDGLQAENRLFSLTEKMEIVRLLAEAGVRRVQLGSFVSPRSVPQVANTDVLVSLVRRQYPDILCTALVLNEKGLERAARSGLGHLSMSASVSDSHSRTNTGRSTAEALEAMTGLITRAVAGGIRVRAGLQCAFGCAEEGVIAENTVLEAVARMVEAGAQEINLADTAGMAGPLQIKRLVGLVRTAHPQVELSLHCHDTWGMGLVNLYAGYEAGVRIFDVAAGGLGGCPCIEGAGGNVATEEALHLFNGMGIETGIDLGRYWQVVRHFETLLERRLPGRMRSLPREPGGTAAPRC, from the coding sequence ATGCGGGTTGTCTTGGAAGAAGAGTCGCTGCGGGACGGATTGCAGGCGGAAAACCGGCTGTTCAGCCTGACGGAAAAGATGGAGATTGTCCGGCTGCTGGCCGAGGCCGGGGTGCGCAGGGTGCAGCTCGGCAGCTTTGTCAGCCCGCGTTCCGTGCCGCAGGTGGCCAACACCGACGTGCTCGTCTCCCTGGTGCGGCGGCAGTATCCGGACATCCTGTGCACAGCCCTGGTGCTCAACGAAAAGGGGCTGGAACGGGCGGCGCGCAGCGGCCTTGGCCATCTGAGCATGTCCGCCTCGGTCTCCGACAGCCACAGCCGCACAAACACCGGCCGCTCCACGGCCGAGGCCCTGGAGGCCATGACCGGGTTGATCACCCGGGCCGTGGCCGGCGGCATCCGGGTGCGGGCCGGTTTGCAGTGCGCCTTCGGTTGCGCCGAGGAAGGCGTCATTGCCGAAAATACGGTGCTGGAGGCGGTGGCGCGGATGGTCGAGGCCGGCGCGCAGGAGATCAACCTGGCCGACACCGCCGGCATGGCCGGTCCCCTGCAGATCAAACGGCTGGTGGGCCTGGTGCGCACCGCCCATCCACAGGTCGAGCTGTCGCTCCATTGCCACGATACCTGGGGCATGGGATTGGTCAACCTGTACGCCGGTTACGAGGCCGGGGTACGCATTTTCGACGTGGCCGCGGGCGGCCTGGGCGGCTGCCCCTGCATCGAGGGAGCGGGCGGCAACGTGGCCACCGAGGAGGCCCTCCACCTCTTCAACGGCATGGGGATCGAAACCGGGATCGATCTCGGCCGCTACTGGCAGGTGGTCCGCCACTTCGAGACCCTGCTCGAACGCCGCCTCCCGGGACGGATGCGTTCTCTGCCGCGGGAGCCGGGCGGGACAGCCGCTCCTCGCTGCTGA
- a CDS encoding PAS domain S-box protein has protein sequence MDQEAKRIALYVQRYKLLREIGELQVEAAADEAAFLTRCCALLLQDPEYCLIWVGREEQDGTLTPVTTVVQQGLPAPQCRGLVVQLVSEAAVTITAAQALAKGEPVVTSLAPAEESEPSPLTLLTTITGSRVCGSWPLLHDRQKYGVLTIHSIREGGLSGIELDFIANVVATISRTLFLRHTSHHLRLEHDFNCEIVQTVQALLVSLSHCGEILSFNRTAQEVTGYGEAEVKGRFWVDVLISPERRAASQNQLSRVLKGGQSEMNFRAELQTRGGDKRMIEWHGSIRPDIEQGRVGLVLFGIDITNRMAADRALTHALAKWENIFSSVQDPALIVSAQGTILDVNPATVAAARRPREEIIGRGVCEILHGGRRPGAICPLEVLLGQQKSRIFETELRGLRGNFLLTVSPLRQEDGTSEVSLLLARDLTEEQLMKAEAFRAAQLASVGELAAGVAHEINNPINGIINYAQILLDSNQSQQHTHFLHCIIKEGRRIAGITKNLLDFSRKREESPEPVSVPTLFRHCIELIQHQYLIDGIALSEEYAADLPLAFCNPQQIQQVFLNVFSNARYALNERYPLPHANKRIAIAALRRQRDNREFVRITITDYGTGIEHDLMDRVMDPFFSTKTKGEGTGLGLSISHSLVRENKGLFRLQSQWGKWTMVTIDLPAAEEQRARDERPR, from the coding sequence ATGGACCAAGAAGCGAAAAGAATAGCGCTGTATGTGCAGCGCTACAAGCTGTTACGGGAGATCGGCGAGCTCCAGGTCGAGGCGGCGGCGGATGAGGCGGCCTTTCTCACCCGCTGTTGCGCGCTGCTGCTCCAGGATCCGGAATACTGCCTGATCTGGGTGGGCCGCGAGGAACAGGACGGCACGCTCACCCCGGTGACCACCGTGGTCCAGCAGGGACTGCCGGCCCCGCAGTGCCGGGGCTTGGTGGTTCAGCTCGTGTCCGAGGCGGCGGTCACCATCACCGCGGCCCAGGCCTTGGCCAAGGGCGAACCGGTCGTGACCAGCCTCGCGCCCGCCGAGGAATCGGAGCCGTCGCCCCTGACCCTGCTGACCACGATCACCGGCAGCCGCGTCTGCGGATCCTGGCCCCTGCTGCATGATCGGCAGAAATATGGGGTACTGACCATCCATTCGATCCGCGAGGGCGGGTTGAGCGGCATCGAGCTCGATTTCATCGCCAACGTGGTGGCCACCATCTCGCGCACCCTCTTCCTGCGCCACACCTCGCATCACCTCCGCCTGGAGCACGACTTCAACTGCGAGATCGTGCAGACCGTGCAGGCCCTTTTGGTGTCGCTCTCCCATTGCGGCGAGATCCTCTCCTTCAACCGCACCGCCCAGGAGGTCACCGGCTACGGCGAGGCCGAGGTCAAGGGGAGGTTCTGGGTCGATGTGCTCATCAGTCCGGAGCGGCGGGCGGCCAGCCAGAACCAGCTGTCGCGGGTGCTCAAGGGAGGCCAGTCGGAGATGAATTTCCGGGCCGAACTCCAGACCCGCGGCGGCGACAAGCGGATGATCGAGTGGCACGGCTCCATTCGGCCGGACATCGAGCAGGGCCGGGTGGGGCTGGTGCTGTTCGGCATCGACATCACCAACCGGATGGCGGCGGACCGGGCGCTCACCCATGCCCTGGCCAAGTGGGAAAACATCTTTTCCTCGGTCCAGGATCCGGCCCTGATTGTTTCCGCCCAGGGCACCATCCTCGATGTCAACCCCGCGACCGTGGCGGCGGCGCGCCGCCCCCGCGAGGAAATCATCGGCCGGGGGGTGTGCGAGATTCTCCACGGCGGCCGCAGACCGGGGGCCATCTGCCCTCTGGAGGTCCTGCTCGGCCAGCAGAAGAGCCGGATCTTCGAGACCGAGCTGCGCGGCCTGCGCGGCAACTTCCTGCTCACCGTCAGCCCCCTGCGCCAGGAGGACGGCACCTCCGAGGTCTCCCTGCTGCTCGCCCGCGACCTGACCGAAGAGCAGCTGATGAAGGCCGAGGCCTTCCGCGCCGCTCAACTGGCCTCGGTGGGCGAGCTGGCCGCCGGCGTGGCCCACGAGATCAACAACCCGATCAACGGCATCATCAACTACGCCCAGATCCTGCTCGACTCCAACCAGAGTCAGCAGCACACCCATTTCCTCCACTGCATCATCAAGGAAGGGCGGCGGATCGCCGGAATCACCAAGAATCTGCTCGATTTTTCCCGCAAGCGGGAAGAGTCGCCCGAACCGGTCAGCGTGCCCACCCTGTTCCGCCACTGCATCGAGCTGATCCAGCACCAGTACCTGATCGACGGTATTGCCCTGTCCGAGGAGTATGCCGCCGATCTGCCGCTGGCCTTCTGCAATCCGCAGCAGATCCAGCAGGTGTTTCTCAACGTGTTCAGCAACGCCCGCTACGCCCTCAATGAACGCTACCCCCTGCCGCACGCCAACAAACGCATTGCCATCGCCGCCCTGCGCCGACAGCGCGATAACCGGGAATTCGTGCGCATCACCATCACCGATTACGGTACCGGCATCGAGCACGATTTGATGGATCGGGTGATGGACCCCTTTTTTTCCACCAAGACCAAGGGCGAGGGCACCGGCCTGGGCTTGAGCATCAGCCACAGCCTGGTGCGGGAGAACAAGGGCTTGTTCCGCCTCCAGAGTCAGTGGGGCAAATGGACCATGGTCACCATCGATTTGCCGGCGGCTGAGGAACAGCGTGCCCGGGACGAACGTCCTCGCTGA